The following proteins are co-located in the Primulina tabacum isolate GXHZ01 chromosome 11, ASM2559414v2, whole genome shotgun sequence genome:
- the LOC142519740 gene encoding protein GAMETE EXPRESSED 2-like, which produces MASKILLLTPIISLISSILFHSSKSDNSPMPLFAFSWLNNSGMFVAGDTATIRVIVLGIYESGKYEFPFNPNITVNDKIGNSSYISGVTLDFGGEIKDWEISFTPIMVGSFNVLITDHHFRVLDSSLHFGVTPGRMYPASGILSWQDGVDEFIAGTMAEMLILPKDAFGNNVSSSSEGPILFNFTLFALTTSGLPADVLNVTNKGWNTQGYLSIEFIAATAGSLLLHVEVEKHALEGSPLAFTVNPGYHRACESNNARFD; this is translated from the exons ATGGCTTCCAAAATTCTTCTGCTCACTCCGATTATATCGTTAATCTCCTCCATTCTCTTTCATTCCTCGAAATCAG ATAATTCACCAATGCCCCTTTTCGCTTTCAGTTGGCTGAACAATAGCGGCATGTTCGTGGCGGGTGACACTGCAACGATAAGAGTGATAGTTCTTGGAATATATGAGAGTGGAAAGTACGAGTTTCCGTTCAATCCGAATATCACAGTGAATGATAAGATTGGTAACAGCAGTTACATTTCTGGCGTTACTCTGGATTTTGGTGGTGAAATCAAGGATTGGGAGATTTCTTTTACTCCTATTATGGTGGGTTCATTCAATGTATTGATCACTGATCATCATTTTCGGGTGTTGGATTCTTCTTTGCACTTCGGAGTTACTCCAG GTAGAATGTATCCAGCCTCCGGAATTTTGTCTTGGCAGGATGGAGTCGACGAGTTTATAGCCGGAACTATGGCTGAAATGTTGATCCTCCCAAAAGATGCATTTGGAAATAATGTATCTTCATCTAGTGAAGGGCCTATCCTTTTCAACTTCACTTTGTTCGCATTGACCACTTCAGGACTCCCGGCAGATGTGCTTAATGTAACCAACAAAGGGTGGAATACTCAAGGTTATCTTAGCATCGAGTTTATTGCAGCCACTGCTGGAAGCCTCCTACTTCATGTAGAAGTCGAAAAACACGCTTTGGAGGGTTCTCCATTGGCATTCACTGTCAATCCAGGTTATCATCGTGCTTGTGAATCTAATAATGCGAGATTTGATTAG
- the LOC142518816 gene encoding putative 3-ketoacyl-CoA synthase 21, with protein sequence MAVSSQNTYLCDLAINNNHIWAWVCFILVVALLYHIFGKRNAIYLLDYTCYKPSYSCRTPMSFYAEYIELDDQFDDDSVAFQIKVLEKSGFSDETSIAPSLFRVPITKSLSFNKDEAETVIFSLVKELLDKSSIRPKAIDILIINSCTFSATPSLTAMVVNKFKMRSNIMSFNLSGMGCSAGIISVGLARDLLRVHRNSLALILSTEFMSMNWYTGTNRSMLLSNCLFRMGGAAILMSSRCQDRKKAKYTLQHVVRTNISRDDKSYTCIYQEEDHANKTGVSISKDILGVAGEAMKANMAILGPKVLPFSQQFRYVMFLFLQKMKILDKGRFYIPDFRQAFEHFCIHTGGKAVILAIEKRLKLKTEDVEASKMTLYRFGNTSSSSIWYELSYMEAKGRIRKGERVWQLAFGSGFKCNSAVWKCVGSNIEIDETNAWSDRIHMYPVDVPDSRKIL encoded by the coding sequence ATGGCAGTATCTTCACAAAACACCTATCTTTGTGATCTTGCAATTAACAATAATCATATATGGGCATGGGTGTGCTTTATCTTGGTTGTGGCCTTATTATATCACATATTCGGGAAGAGAAACGCGATATATTTGCTGGATTACACTTGCTACAAGCCCTCCTACTCTTGTCGTACACCGATGTCATTTTATGCCGAGTATATCGAGCTGGACGACCAGTTCGATGATGATAGTGTGGCATTCCAGATCAAGGTTCTTGAAAAATCAGGCTTCAGCGACGAAACGTCGATCGCCCCATCCTTGTTCCGAGTTCCCATCACAAAGTCCCTTTCATTCAACAAAGATGAGGCGGAAACGGTCATTTTTTCTCTTGTCAAGGAACTTTTGGACAAAAGCAGCATACGCCCGAAAGCAATAGACATTTTGATCATAAATTCTTGTACGTTTTCTGCCACACCATCACTTACAGCAATGGTCGTAAACAAGTTCAAAATGAGAAGCAATATCATGAGCTTCAACCTTTCTGGAATGGGATGCAGTGCTGGAATCATATCTGTAGGTCTAGCTAGAGATCTTTTAAGGGTTCATAGGAACTCGCTGGCCCTTATTCTGagcaccgagttcatgagcatGAACTGGTACACTGGTACGAACCGTTCGATGCTGCTTTCCAATTGCTTGTTCAGAATGGGGGGTGCCGCTATATTAATGTCCAGCAGATGTCAAGACAGAAAGAAAGCGAAATATACGTTACAACACGTAGTTCGAACGAATATATCTAGAGACGATAAATCTTATACATGTATCTACCAAGAAGAAGACCATGCGAATAAAACTGGAGTATCTATTTCAAAGGACATATTAGGCGTGGCAGGAGAGGCAATGAAGGCAAACATGGCCATATTGGGACCTAAGGTGTTGCCATTTTCGCAACAATTTCGGTATGTCATGTTTCTATTTCTGCAAAAGATGAAGATTTTGGACAAGGGTCGATTTTATATACCGGATTTCAGACAAGCTTTTGAACATTTCTGCATACATACTGGTGGGAAAGCTGTGATTCTGGCGATTGAGAAGAGACTGAAGCTGAAGACGGAAGACGTCGAGGCTTCGAAGATGACTCTGTACAGATTTGGTAACACTTCTTCTTCGTCAATTTGGTATGAACTAAGCTATATGGAAGCTAAAGGGAGGATAAGAAAAGGGGAGAGGGTGTGGCAGCTTGCATTTGGGAGCGGATTCAAGTGTAACAGTGCGGTGTGGAAATGTGTTGGCAGTAATATTGAGATAGACGAAACCAATGCATGGAGTGACAGAATCCATATGTATCCGGTGGATGTGCCCGATTCCAGGAAAATACTTTGA